A window of Daucus carota subsp. sativus chromosome 2, DH1 v3.0, whole genome shotgun sequence genomic DNA:
TCTGAAATCGAAGATGGGGTAATTATTAATACCTGTTTATATACCATATCGACTACTTCACCAATGATAAAACACTTTCTCTTTCTCAAAATGCAGTTACTTTGGTTAACTTTCTCGTCAGGTGTTTTACTTGTTCcaaattttattaatacatTTGGTTATGTCCTGATGGCTGTAtggttaaaaacttaaaattgtCTAGTTACATCTTTAGTTTGTTTTGAATCTCGTAATATGTCTTTAGTCTTGGGTGCTGAGATATGCTagtatatgttttagcatgtcAGTGTTTGTACTCCATTAAAGAAGAAGGAATATCTGAATGTAGATAAAAGAGATAATTAGCAAGCCCTGCTCAGTACTCCATTACTAGTATTTAGGAATGTAGTACTGTTTTTGATTAATGTGAATACTACGCTTGACCTCATGCAGGGACCACTTGTGAACATACCCATTCCACCTGCAGCCTCATCTACTAATGTAACTTTAAGAAAGGGATCAAATGACCACCTAGCAATCGATATAGACTCAGAATCTGATCGTCTGATCAGCAAAAAGGATACGGCTGAAGAGAAAGGTTAGGTTCTTAATAATCATTCTGTTGGTTATCTTATTCTGTCTGGTTCCAGAGGAAATACATTAAGCTTCATTGTATTGCAGGTTATGTATTCAAGTCACTAATAGCATCAGGTTTGGTTCCAAGACAAGGGAGGACAATTGCAGATAGAATAGACGGAATTTGGTAAAGtgctaataatatattaatttttttttaatttcggttttaagaaaatcaataaATAACCAGAAATGCCGCAAATCTTGAAACACACCTCGGAAATTTTGTAAAACTCTTGACAGGAGTTGTCAGGGATGCAAAATAGTGTTAACATCTTTTATCTAGACTATAATGTTGATTAGAACCGAGTTTTTAAGACAAGTAAAGTATTAACCTAGATTTTCTAATTGAATTCAGGGTAGCTGGTGACCGAGCTCTGATGGTTCGTCCACAGGCAAGAATTGGTGTAATTTTATATTGTCTCTTCTTGAATTTATGGCTTCTGGGCAGTATTTTGTAACAAGGCCTAAGATTACCCTGCCAGAAAATCAAATGCCAGTTCTCAGTTGCAAACTGTATCATAGATAGTTAATATAGTAAATTCCAGCACTGCACATATTTAAACATGCACATTGTTAGTGTTTCATATTCATATAATCCATTTTGCAGATTTGTACATGTTTTTCATTCAATATTCGATTGATAGCCATTACATTGTAGATTTGTAGTGATTCAAAACTTTTCTTGTATCATTTATTCATTTGAACACTGATCTCATAAATTTTGCCGGGCTATAGGCAGATTTTAACTCAGATGTCTCTCCTACTCCATCTGTTTCATCTAAGATGATTGCAGAGTTTCATTAGTCTAGTTTTGTAACCAaggtagttttttttttttcaatagaaaatatatattgataaatgtGTCACATGTCAGCCTATTTAATTTTCAACCTGGCTTTGCTATATTTGACAAATATACTGTTGGATATTTtgtgttttaatataaaaatcataaaaataattgtgTAATATCAGATGCATACCaaaaggaataaaattaatgaaatacaGTATATATGTATAGAGGTCTTCTGCcttaataattttcaatttactTTTCTAAATATTACTCCAACAAAGAAAACTATTTTTgcttatcaaaatttaaaaaaccccTTAATTTTGGACCATAATCTTTGAACTGGGAGTGTCCACTTAATAAGATCTCACccttttttgttaaatttaatcaaaagaTACAACTTGGGGGATGATGGGTTTGCTCACCATGAATTGTTCATGGGTTTCTAAAGCTGGAGGAACTCTATCTACATTCAACCTCAGCTATGGTATATATTTATACCCATCTACTTTGTGTTTCTTGTTCTTTTGTAATTTGCTTTCTGGGTTTTCTCATCTTTTAGTTAGGTTTAAAAGTTGAGGATTGAGAACCAATAAAAATGCTTTCTTTTCGATTCTTGAATATAGTTTGATTATGCAGCTTCTCACCTGCTGCAACTAATATGTTCAAGCACTGTTTTCCAGTCTTTGTATTCTTATATTGCATTACTGTGGTGATAGAGAAAGCAGCAGAGTGTTTCTTTGGCTAATTGAGCACAATCACACACTCATTTTGCCTTCGACAAAGCTGTAAGCCTCGACCTCGCCTGTAAAGGGTGTGGACACAATCACACGCTCTTTGGTTCCTGTACTATTGCTGGCATGTGTATATACGAGTTTATTTTGATCTATGTTTGTCTAAATTTAAATCATTGATGGTTATAATAGGTTTATCTGATATCAAATATGACTAGGTAGGAAATTACGCGTTCACTACAGTTCCCCGATTTTGTTACCTGCAGAGTCATGCAATGTAAGTTTTAAAGACTGCAATTAGGTATTTAAATCATTTGGCAGTTTTACCTatgtccctccccctctctccgCTCATAGATTCTAAACCACCTTGTAGAAACTTAGAGCCAGGACTCGAGTATTTGCAAGCAAGAAATCCACTAAGAAGTTCCGAAGAAAAGGGGACGCCCAAAAGAATGCAACTGCACTCCCTGATAATGCTAATGCATCTGATAGAGCTGGATCTGAAGATGAGTCGATGTCAAAAGATGCTTCTGTTCAAGACAATAGTATGATGTCTACTGATAATCTGGACTCGACAATGTCAACTTCCTTACCTTCCAGGACTTCTGTTCTTCAGGCTTGCACTTCAACTTCTATTTTGATAGCTGCTCTAGGAGTGACCATACGACAGGTATAATCATGTCCTTTAGATACTGACTTATGGCTGGTGGAAAATCATTGGCCTATTAGCTACCAAGCAGTGGTTGCTGAATCCTGGCAAATTTGCCTGATTTATTAAAGCTTGTCACTGGCCATCCCAAGTATTATTTAGAGTTGGGACTTGTTGATATTGATTACGCCATCCTATTACCTTGCTTATTACTTTACACATTCTGTAAGAATTTTGCTTAATAACAATATTATTCTTCTTATTATCTTGCAGCTTTCTCATGTTGCATCAATGGAAGGATGGCCTATTGCCGACTGCTCTACGGACATATCATGTATGTAATGCTCACAAATACTAATCTCATACTTACATTTCATATCCAGTCTGCGCAGATATGGGGAACAAAAACAATTACACCAACATTTCTCTTTAAAGTTAAAACCAGCCAAAATTCATCCTGTAAATCATTTTACATAACCTTTAGAAATCTGATATCTGATAACTTGACTATGTGAGGTACATATGGAAGCTCACTAAGGGCATTATGTATTGACAGTTGGTTTCCAGATGTGGCATATTGAGTTAATTACAGGGCTGGTTGTATTGGTATCATCATGCCGGTATTTGCTATTGCAGACATGGCCTGATTTTGCTGAGTCAAGTGAAGCAGCCAATCAACAGGTTGATACTCTCTATATGCTGCATTACTCTCAAGAACGTTTCATGGGCTTTTTTTATTGTTGTTACCCGTCTACCTGTTCTACTAGGTATAGCCATACAAATTTGGAAACTATTGACTCAGCGGGATGTCTGTATGTTACAATTTAGTTGCGATCGAACTCATTAGATATCTAATTATCTATATACTCCATCTTGGTTGTTTTACATTAAACTAGATTGCACTAAAAGATCTTATGACACTGCTTTGGTTTTTCTGTAGGTTCTTTCTTCACTGCAGCCTTTAGATTACTTGGCTGTAGCTTCACTGTCAGGATTTAGTGAGGTGAGCATTAAAAAACAGaaattttcttgatttgattaccatttatttcaattttattgtCTGAATTACTTTTATGCATGTGTAAACTGCTTAGGAACTTCTTTTCCGCGGTACAATGCTTCCACTTATAGGAGTCAACTGGAAGAGTGCGTTAATAGTTGGAATCATTTTTGGAGTCCTGCACCTGGGCAGTGGCCGAAAATATTCTTTTGCAGTCTGGTACATGTTATGCTTTACTTGATGAATAGCTTGGACGATTTATGTAGCATAATTATACGCAACAATGTATTTGCGCAGAGTAAATATAGGAAACCAAAGTGACTTAATGATGAATATTAATGTACTGCTGAACTCTCTGTAGGGCAGCATTTGTTGGATTTGCCTATGGTTATGCTACAATTTTGTCCTCCAGCATCATCGTTCCCATGGCTTCACACGCAGCAAACAACTTAGTAGGAGGCATCATATGGCGCTACACATCAAAGTCACCAAAATAAACGAGGGATATCCTAATACTGACACCTTCGGTTACAACCAAACCAAATATACTCGATATGTCTCACTGGTCATCAATAAAGTCCAGTATATGTGAAGTTCATAATTTTGGGCATCTGGGTCATATATGTTGCACATCAGAATCctctatttcaaaaattaaattttcagcCACAGAGGTGATTTTAATTAACACCTATGCTCTAGATTTTCTGTTTATGCACAAAATGTGGGTAATGTGAAGCAAAGACAACTGCATTATATACTACAACGGTTAAGTTATGATATGGCCATGGGTCATGTGAATTCTTGGTCTTTAATTAATTGTAAACACTCTGCAAACAATTCTATATTTCAATCTCAAGCCCATTACGTATTTAGATTAGTCCATGAACACGTATGAAGGAGCATTTTTCTTATGCATAGAAAGCAtttgcagtttttttttttttttttttttttttgtcatagaaAACATTTGCAGTTATTTGTTCATAAACTGAAGCATTTTTGTCATGCAAGTAATTGACAAACATTAAAACAAACCAACCGCGTTGATGctgattaattttttcaaaaaaatatacttttcacCTCATCTGGCTTATTTACTTTGAGGACGGGTTTCGCACGTGCATTAAACATcttatcaaatataatttataagttattattttctataataaaattttaatatttacaaaaaaattaaaaataaattataaaattatatattttatatagaatGAAATACATAAAAAAGTTTATGAAGAAATGAGTTTCAACGGCTAAATAAGTCTACGTCTCCGGCTGCCCAAGAGGCGAAGACCCAAGACACACATTGAGCAAAGTTTGTTGACTTCTCTTTTTTACGCTATGTGCTTGTTTGTAGTATTTGTATGTGCAGACAGTCTGCTATTCACAATTATTTAAACTTGATATTAGCCGATACAGCAAAAGCAAGTCTAGAAGCAAAGCACGGAAAGTAAGTTCAATGAATAAATGCTTTATCTTTGACCCTGTTCTTCATTCTCACTCTACCCCAGATCGTTACAAGAGCTGATATAAGGtaaaaagatttgatttttaccCTTTATTTAATtgcagaaaagagaaagaatggTTAATTTGAATCGAATTGCTGTAAATTGTATTTGAGTTTCAGCTGAAATCAAGAAAATGGGCAAGAGTGGGTGTGCAAAAGGAGGGTGTTCAAGTAGTTGTGCAGAGGTTGGAGGGTGTCCCAGTGACTATGTGGCTCTGTCTGTCTCTGTTATTTCCCTCATTTTGTAAGTCTCTGCCTCTTTTTCAGTCACTTTTTTGTTTTATCAGCACTTCTTGATTGTGATGCTGATTTTATATGTGTGATTGTTTAATGCCATCTCCTATGGACTTCAAATTGTAAGCATGTGGTTGAAGtaaaaattcaattaaaattagtcCTGTTGTAGAATTGTATGGTTATATGGGGCTTGGTTTTGCAGACTTCTTGCTCGGGCTGCATCCCCATTTTATATTCACAAGGTTCGTCGGCCTAAAGGCAGCAGCTTTTGGCTCCCTGCAATTCAGTTATTAGCAAGCTTCGATCTTCTACTGTCACTTGTGGtaaattatgtgtttttatttCATTGCTGTCAATTTAGGATAAGTTCACATgatatctgtttttttttttttttgttttagccTTTCTTAGCCTTTTATTGTTAAGCTGTTTGCCAACTAATTTTCAGATGTCCCTTCGGATTTTCAAATATACATCTGGGCATTGGTGGCGGTCATGCTATATTTGGGCAGGTT
This region includes:
- the LOC108206419 gene encoding uncharacterized protein LOC108206419 isoform X2, with translation MMGLLTMNCSWVSKAGGTLSTFNLSYGRKLRVHYSSPILLPAESCNKLRARTRVFASKKSTKKFRRKGDAQKNATALPDNANASDRAGSEDESMSKDASVQDNSMMSTDNLDSTMSTSLPSRTSVLQACTSTSILIAALGVTIRQLSHVASMEGWPIADCSTDISFGFQMWHIELITGLVVLVSSCRYLLLQTWPDFAESSEAANQQVLSSLQPLDYLAVASLSGFSEELLFRGTMLPLIGVNWKSALIVGIIFGVLHLGSGRKYSFAVWAAFVGFAYGYATILSSSIIVPMASHAANNLVGGIIWRYTSKSPK
- the LOC108206419 gene encoding uncharacterized protein LOC108206419 isoform X1, which translates into the protein MMGLLTMNCSWVSKAGGTLSTFNLSYGRKLRVHYSSPILLPAESCNKLRARTRVFASKKSTKKFRRKGDAQKNATALPDNANASDRAGSEDESMSKDASVQDNSMMSTDNLDSTMSTSLPSRTSVLQACTSTSILIAALGVTIRQLSHVASMEGWPIADCSTDISFGFQMWHIELITGLVVLVSSCRYLLLQTWPDFAESSEAANQQVLSSLQPLDYLAVASLSGFSEELLFRGTMLPLIGVNWKSALIVGIIFGVLHLGSGRKYSFAVCICWICLWLCYNFVLQHHRSHGFTRSKQLSRRHHMALHIKVTKINEGYPNTDTFGYNQTKYTRYVSLVINKVQYM